One genomic window of Medicago truncatula cultivar Jemalong A17 chromosome 1, MtrunA17r5.0-ANR, whole genome shotgun sequence includes the following:
- the LOC112418742 gene encoding uncharacterized protein isoform X1: MYPRVKVRITEQEDYLYPENDSGILAFLKLIESLHFEEEENQSKSQQSNSKNNDLYFLEENESKSQQSNSKNTKVCPQHIITRRFTPSTKGILKNSNRAGEIVPKENARASSVIRPRAVLSSPDNDELIGSIHDLNNNVSLTKRNKDARGTMRGHAKVLANQRQSSSKSKVQF; encoded by the exons A TGTATCCAAGAGTGAAAGTGAGGATTACAGAGCAAGAAGACTATCTTTATCCTGAAAATGATAGTGGAATTTTGGCTTTTTTGAAGCTCATTGAGTCTTTACACTTTGAAG AAGAGGAGAATCAAAGTAAAAGTCAACAATCGAATTCCAAAAACAATGATCTCTATTTTTTGg AGGAGAATGAGAGTAAAAGTCAACAATCAAATTCCAAAAACACAAAGGTCTGTCCTCAACATATAATAACAAGAAGATTCACTCCTTCAACCAAAG GAATATTGAAAAATAGCAATCGAGCCGGCGAGATTGTTCCAAAAGAAAATGCAAGAGCTAGTTCTGTTATACGCCCACGTGCAGTCCTATCTAGTCCCG ATAATGATGAATTAATTGGAAGTATACAtgacctgaacaacaatgtatCCTTAACTAAGAGAAATAAAGATGCAAGAGGGACCATGAGAGGTCATGCCAAGGTTTTGGCTAATCAAAGGCAAAGCTCCTCCAAAAGCAAAGTGCAATTTTGA
- the LOC120578283 gene encoding uncharacterized protein: MAGMPPPPLPQLGESFASQYYGLLCSDDANKMHDFYSEHSTMILVIDEVPAESATGIGQIRELISRLSVTIETTAIHTLECEENPNGVLLVVSGFVKIKDTVECRKFVHSMYLAPYQEGYFIKSDILHIITHDHQVPHELKPVAPITSKDIDPRFYSEHPPPVTDNGNLDESAVKRFERLMSLEVNVSGRDDLQNQPIVTEPPTAQEKASSSNSSGVANADENMDALEIEEPVAVQEEFSQSDTPTTPTSTGRGGGTNTRERDSGGRDKENMDALDIITHLQVSHELKPVAPPVADNGKLDESELKRFKPLMSLEVNDIQFPKLQLQPQKKQRGRYDLQIQPDVRETPPAQDEASSSNSSSVANVDDPTPENMDAVQEEPPQIPDGSDLQKQPIVSETLTAQEEASSSSVANADVTTPENMAVQEEPPQIPDGPNAEAGAIIQGGRGRSRRRKTLETIGQLLILRQ; the protein is encoded by the exons ATGGCTGGCAtgcctcctcctcctcttcctcaa TTGGGTGAATCCTTTGCTTCACAATACTATGGACTTCTTTGCAGTGATGATGCTAACAAAATGCATGACTTCTACTCCGAACACAGCACCATGATTCTTGTAATCGACGAAGTACCTGCTGAATCAGCCACCGGAATCGGCCAAATTCGGGAACTTATATCGAGACTTTCCGTTACTATAGAAACCACAGCAATACATACTCTTGAATGTGAAGAAAACCCTAATGGTGTGCTTTTAGTTGTATCAGGATTTGTGAAAATCAAAGATACCGTGGAATGTCGCAAGTTTGTTCACAGCATGTATCTTGCTCCATACCAAGAAGGTTATTTTATAAAGAGTGATATTCTTCATATCATTACTCATGATCATCAAGTACCACATGAATTAAAACCAGTAGCCCCAATAACATCCAAAGATATTGATCCTCGATTTTATTCCGAGCATCCACCACCTG ttACGGACAATGGTAATTTGGATGAGTCGGCGGTGAAAAGGTTTGAACGGTTAATGTCTTTGGAGGTGAATGTCTCTGGCCGTGATGATCTTCAAAATCAACCTATTGTCACGGAACCTCCAACTGCACAGGAAAAGGCatcttcatcaaattcatcaggTGTTGCTAATGCTGATGAAAACATGGATGCTCTTGAGATAGAAGAACCTGTGGCTGTTCAAGAGGAGTTTTCACAG TCAGATACGCCTACTACACCAACATCGACAGGGAGAGGCGGGGGGACTAATACAAGGGAACGTGATTCTGGTGGCAGGGACAAGGAAAACATGGATGCTCTTGATATCATTACTCATCTTCAAGTATCACATGAATTAAAACCAGTAGCCCCACCCG tTGCGGACAACGGTAAATTGGATGAATCAGAATTGAAAAGGTTTAAACCGTTAATGTCTCTGGAGGTGAACGACATTCAGTTTCCAAAGCTGCAACTacaaccacaaaaaaaacaaaggggCCGTTATGATCTTCAAATTCAACCTGATGTCAGGGAAACTCCACCTGCACAGGATGAGGCATCTTCGTCAAATTCATCAAGTGTTGCTAATGTTGATGATCCAACCCCAGAAAACATGGATGCTGTTCAGGAGGAGCCTCCTCAGATACCTGACGGTTCTGATCTTCAAAAGCAACCTATTGTCTCGGAAACTTTAACTGCACAGGAAGAGGCATCTTCATCAAGTGTTGCTAATGCTGATGTTACAACCCCAGAAAACATGGCTGTTCAGGAGGAGCCTCCTCAGATACCCGACGGTCCTAAT GCAGAGGCGGGGGCAATAATACAAGGGGGGCGTGGTAGATCAAGGAGACGAAAGACCTTAGAGACGATTGGGCAGCTTCTGATTTTACGGCAATGA
- the LOC112418742 gene encoding uncharacterized protein isoform X2, with the protein MYPRVKVRITEQEDYLYPENDSGILAFLKLIESLHFEEENESKSQQSNSKNTKVCPQHIITRRFTPSTKGILKNSNRAGEIVPKENARASSVIRPRAVLSSPDNDELIGSIHDLNNNVSLTKRNKDARGTMRGHAKVLANQRQSSSKSKVQF; encoded by the exons A TGTATCCAAGAGTGAAAGTGAGGATTACAGAGCAAGAAGACTATCTTTATCCTGAAAATGATAGTGGAATTTTGGCTTTTTTGAAGCTCATTGAGTCTTTACACTTTGAAG AGGAGAATGAGAGTAAAAGTCAACAATCAAATTCCAAAAACACAAAGGTCTGTCCTCAACATATAATAACAAGAAGATTCACTCCTTCAACCAAAG GAATATTGAAAAATAGCAATCGAGCCGGCGAGATTGTTCCAAAAGAAAATGCAAGAGCTAGTTCTGTTATACGCCCACGTGCAGTCCTATCTAGTCCCG ATAATGATGAATTAATTGGAAGTATACAtgacctgaacaacaatgtatCCTTAACTAAGAGAAATAAAGATGCAAGAGGGACCATGAGAGGTCATGCCAAGGTTTTGGCTAATCAAAGGCAAAGCTCCTCCAAAAGCAAAGTGCAATTTTGA